In Methanocella paludicola SANAE, the sequence GTCCAAAATGGACAAGACCGTCGTGGTGCAGCGCGAATACTTAAAGCGCAACATTAAATTTGACAGGTACGAGAAGAGGAGGTCAAAGCTCCACGCTCACAACCCGCCCTGCATCAATGCGAAAGAGGGCGACAAGGTCATGATCGCGGAGTGCAGGCCCCTCTCGAAGACTAAGACGTTCGTCGTGGTGGAGGTCTCGAAATGAGGGCGATGAAGGCGAAGGTGCCAAGGTCGATCCACACCGCCACCCGGCTGGACGTGGCCGACAACACGGGCGCCAGGCTCGTCGAGGTCATCTCCGTGCTCAAGTACCGTGGCCGCAAGAACCGTATGCCCAAGGCGGGCATCGGCGAGATCTTCATCGGCTCGGTCAAGAAGGGCACCCCGGAAATGAGGAAGCAGATCGTCCGCTGCGTGGTCATAAGGCAGAAGAAGGAGTTCCGCAGGCCGAACGGTCTCAGGGTCTCTTTTGATGATAACGCCTGCGTGCTCGTGGATGAGAACAACGACCCCAAGGGTACCGAGATCAAGGGTCCGGTCGCCAGGGAAGTCGCCGAGCGCTACGCGAAGATCGGCTCGACGGCCACCACCATCGTATGAGGTGTAATATCATGGTCACATCATCACAGCCGAGAAAGCAGAGAAAGTACAGGTACACCGCTCCCCTGCACATCAAGAGCAAGTTCTTGAACTCGCACGTTAGCGAGGACGTAGCCAAGGAGAACGGGGTCAAGACCATCCGTGTCATCGAGGGCGACACCGTGAAGGTCATGAGAGGCGACCACGCCGGTACCGAGGGCAAAGTCCGCGAGGTCGACGTCAAGCACGAGAGCGTCACCGTCGACGGAGTATCCGAAGTGAAGGCCGACGGCAAGGAAGTGCCCCGCAGGATCCACGCTTCGAACCTGCTCATCACGAAGCTCAACCTTGACGACGAGCGCCGTCTCGGAAAGAAGGGAGGCAAGAAGTAATGTCACAACATTTAAAGAGAGTCGCGGCACCGCGCAGCTGGCCCATCACCCGGAAGACCTCCAAGTGGGTCGCCAAGCCGTCCCCGGGCCCGCACTCCGAAGAGTACGGCATGCCGCTCATCGTAGTATTAAGGGACTTACTCCATGTGGCCGACAAGGCCAAGGAAATAAAGCAGATCCTGCATGAGGGTAAGGTCCTCGTCGACGGGAAGGTCCGCAAAGACCACCACTTCCCCGTGGGCCTGTTCGACGTCATATCGATCCCCGACATCAGCGCGAACTACCGCGTCATGATCGGCCAGGATGGCAAGTTCAAGCTTGTGCCCGTCAGCGACGCTAACTCAAAGCTCCTCAAGATCGTCAACAAGACGACCGTGACGGGCGGCAGGACGCAGCTGAACTTCCACGATGGCACGACGATGCTCGCCAGCAACGACTATCACACCAAGGACTCGATCATCCTCAAGGTGCCCGAGAAGTCGATCGACCAGCACTTCAAGTACGAGGTCGGCAGCACGGCGTTCGTCACCGGCGGCAAGCACGCCGGCGTCGTCGGCAAGATCAAGGAGATAAGGATCATCAAGTCCACCACTCCGAACCGCATCACGATCAGCACCCCGGCGGGCGACTTCGACACCGTAGAAAGGTACGTTGTCGTCGTCGGCAAGGATACGCCGGCCATTGACCTGGGGGTTAAGGCATGAGCGACAACGCCATGAGAACTCCGAGGATAGAGAAGGTCACGGTGCACATGAGCGTGGGCGAGTCCGGCAAGAAGCTCTCCAACGCCGAGATGATCATGCAGACCATCACCGGCCAGAAGCCCGTGAGGAACTTCGCCCAAAAAACGTTGCCGGCGTTCGGCATCAAGAAGGGCGAGGCGATCGGCTGCAAGGTCACCCTGAGGGGCGCGAAGGCCGAGAAGTTCCTGAACACCGCGTTCGCGATCAAAGAAAAATCGCTCAACGTCAAGTCCTTCGATAAGAACGGCAACTTTGCTTTCGGTATCGAGGAGCACACCGATTTCCCCGGCCTGGAATATGACCCGGAGATCGGGATCTACGGCATGGACGTCATCGTCTCCATCGAGAGGCCCGGGTACAGGATCAAGCGCAGGAAGGCACAGCAGCAAGAGATCCCCGCCGGCCACAAGCTGACGAAGGACGACTCGATCGCATTCTTAGGCAACAAGTACGGCGTGGAGGTAAAATAATGGAGAGGTCAGGCAAGAAGTTCGGCCGGGGCGCAAACGTGTGCCGCCGGTGCGGCCGCCATCAGGCCCTCATCCGAAAGTACGGCGTGTACGTATGCCGCCAGTGCTTCCGGGAGATCGCGCTGGACATGGGCTTTGAAAAGTACGAGTGAGGTGGATAAAATGGTTATGTTAGACCCCCTGGCCAACGCTCTGTCCGTGATCAAGAACGCCGAATCGACCGGAAAACACGAGGTCACCATCAACCCTGCCTCCAAGATCATCGGGAACGTCCTGAAGGTCATGCAGGATCAGGGCTATGTAGGCGAATACGAGTTCATCGACAACGGCAAGGCCGGAATGTTAAATGTAAAGCTTATAGGCAAGATCAACAAGTGCGGCATCATCAAGCCGCGGTTCGCCGTGGGCAAGGCGGAGTTCGAGAAGTGGGAGAAGAGATACCTCCCCGCGAGGAACTTCGGCATGCTCATACTGACCACTTCGCAGGGCGTCATGTCACACTACGACGCAGCGACGAAGGGCATCGGCGGCGAGCTCTTAGCTTATGTATATTAAGGTGGAACAATGGCAGCAGAATCGCTCATTGAGGTAAACGTCCCCCAGGGTGTAACCGTGACGTTAAGCGGTGCAACGTTGACCGTGAAGGGTCAAAAGGGGCAGGTATCCCGGGAACTCAGGTTCCCCGGCATCCGCATGGCCTCGGCCGACGGTAAGATCACCGTCGAGGCCTCCAAGGTCGACAAGCAGACCAAGGCCACGGTCGGTACCTTCGCTTCGCACATCCGCAACATGATCAAGGGTGTCACCGAAGGGTACGAGTACAACATGAAGATCGTCTACTCTCACTTCCCTATCCAGGTGAAGGTCGAGGGCAAGGACAAGGTATCGATCGGGAACTTCCTCGGAGAGAGAAAGCCGAGGTACGCGTCCATTATGGGAGAAACGAAGGTCAACGTGGCCGGCGACAAAGTATCCGTCACCGGTAACAACAAGGAGCACGTCGGCCAGACGGCGGCCAACATCGAGCAGGCCTGCAAGATCAGGAACCGCGATCCCAGGGTATTCCAGGACGGCGTATACATCATCAACAAGGCGTGATCATCATGGCACCGAAGAAGAAAGTGGAAGAAGTAGAAGAGGCTAAGGTCGAGAAGACGACCAAGAAGGCCCCAAAGAAGGCTCCGGCAAAGGCCTCTAAGAAGAAGGCCGAGGAAAAGCCCGTCGAGGCTGAGACCAAGCCCGTCGAGGCCGAAAAGCCCGTAGAAGAGCCCAAGGCCGAAGAAGAAAAGCCCGAGAAGCCGTTCACCACGAAGAAGCCCCGGCCCCTGCCCCGCCCCGTCGAGAAGACAGAGCTGGACCTGGACGAGGAGACCCGGAGACTGCTGGGCGCGAGGAAGACTAACAAGGCTTCCCTGCCCGAGTTCAACAGGATCGACTCTCACAAGAACAAGAGCCTCAAGGTAAGCTGGAGAAAGCCGAAGGGCCACCACAGCCAGATGCGCAGGCAGCGCAAGGCGAAGGGCTCCCTGGTAAAGATAGGGTTCGGCTCGCCCGCGGCCGTCAGGGGACTACACTCCTCAGGATATGAGGAAATACTGGTTCACCGCCCGCAGGACGTCCAGGGCATCACCAGGACCCAGGCGATCCGCGTCGCCGGCGGCGTCGGCAAGAAGAAGCAGGCCGAGATCGAGAAGGCGGCGAAGGAGCTCAACATCAAGGTGCTCAACCCGCTCAACACGTTCGAGGAGGTATAAGACATGGCCGACTTAGCGAACCAGAAGAGGCTTGCTGCCGCCCTGTTAAAGGTCGGCGTCACCCGTGTCTGGATGGACCCCGAGAAGCTCGAGGACATCGCGACCGCCATCACCCGTGAGGACATAAGGGGCCTCATCGAGGCAGGCACCGTCAAGCGGAGGCCCAAGGTGGGCATCAGCCGCGGCCGTGCACGCGCACGGGACATCAAGCGCGCAAAGGGCCACAGGAAGGGCCATGGCAGCCGCAGAGGCGCCGCAGGGGCCCGCGCTCCCAAGAAGGAGCAGTGGATGCGCAAGATCAGGGCACAGAGGAAAGTCCTGAGAGAGATGAGAGAAGAAAAGACGATTGACGCCCACAACTACCGGATATTATACCGGAAGGCGAAGGGCGGAGAGTTCAGGAACGTAGCACACCTGAAGTCGTACATCGCATACCAGAAGAAGTGATCACTATGGCAACAGGACCAAGATATAGAGTAGCCTTCAGGAGGCGCCGGGAAGGTAAGACCGACTACCACCAGAGGCTCAGGCTCATCGTTTCCCGCAAGCCGAGGCTTGTCGTCCGCGGCTCGCTCAGCGACTACGTCGCGCAGATCATCGTGACGAAGCCGGAGGGCGACCAGGTGCTGGCAGCGGCATCGGCGAAGGAGCTGGCAAAGACGTACGGGTACAAGGGAGCCCCGAAGAACACCAGCGCAGCATACCTCACGGGCATGCTGGCCGGCCTCAAGGCAAAGGAGGCCGGAGTGGACGAGGCTATCCTCGACATCGGCCTGGCGACGAACAGAAAGGGCTCGAAGGTCTACGCGGCGCTCAAGGGCGCCATCGACGCGGGCCTCGCCATCCCGTGCAGCGAGGAAGTTTTCCCGTCCGACGACCGCATCCGCGGAGAGCACGTCGTGGGGAACGCAAAGAGCACCTTCTCCCAGTACGAGAAGCGCGGCCTCAAGGCCGCCGACCTGCCGGCGCACTTCGATGAAGTGAAAGAGAAGATCATGAAATCATACGAGGGTAAGTAAAATGGCCTACGAACGTGAACAGGTATGGGTCCCGAAGACGAGGCTCGGCAAGATGGTCTCGTCGGGGCAGATCAAGACCATCGAAGAGGCCTTCGATACCGGGCTGCCCATCAAGGAGCCCGAGATCATCGACGCCCTCATCCCGGACCTCGTGGACGAGGTGCTGGACATCAGCATGGTGCAGAGGATGACCGACTCCGGCCGCCGTGTCAAGTTCAGGACCACCGTGGTCGTCGGTAACGGCAATGGCTACGTGGGCATCGCCGAGGGCAAGGACGTACAGGTCGGCCCCGCGATCCGCAAGGCCATCGAGATGGCGAAGATGAACATCGTCAAGATCAAGCGTGGCTGCGGCTCGTGGGAATGCGGCTGCGGCCTGGAGCACACCGTGCCCTGTAAGGTTGAGGGTAAGGCCGGCTCCGTTACGATCGTCCTGATGCCCGGCCCCAGAGGCATGGGCATTGCGGCGGGCGGACCGGCAAAGAAGGTCATGGAAATGGCGGGCATTAAGGACGTCTGGACCAGGACCGAGGGAACGACCAGGTCGACCCTGAACTTTGCGCTGGCGACGTACAACGCTCTCCTGCAGAGCACCACCATGCGGTACAAGGGAGGCGCCCAGTAATGTACGCGATCATAAGACTTCGAGGCTCCGTGAACACGAAGCCCGAGATCAAGGATACGCTGAAGATGCTGAGGCTCAACCAGATCAACCACTGCGTGGTCGTCCCGGACACGCCCAACTACAAGGGCATGATCCAGAAGGTGAAGGACTACGTGGCATATGGCCCCGTGAACGCCGAGACCCTGGCACTGATCCTGGAGAACCGCGGAAAGACCGTCGGCGGCGACAGGCTCACCGACGAGTACGTGGCGAAGAACTCCGGCTATAAGAGCATCAGGGAGTTCGCCGAGGCGCTGGCAAGCGGCAAGGCAGCTATGAGCGACGTTACCGGCCTCAACCCTGTGTTCAGGATGCACCCGCCCCGCAAGGGCCATGCAGGCCTGAAGAGGACGTTCCAGCAGGGCGGAGCGCTCGGGAACTACGGGGAGGATATCTCCCTGCTCGTAGAGAAAATGAGGTGATAACGATGACGAAGCAAAAGAGTCATTCCTACAGAGGTTCAAGGACCTGCGGCGGCGGCACCCACAAGAACCGCCGCGGCGGAGGAAGCCGTGGAGGCCGCGGACACGCCGGCGCCTGCAAGCACAACACCTTCCGTGCGATGCAGCAGGGCTGGATGTTCGGCAAGCACGGGTTCCACCAGCCCCCGGCCTGCCGGACCTACGTCAACTCGCTCAACGTGGGCGAGCTCGACGAGATGGCACCCTATTTAGTGGAGGCGGGAGTCGCCTCCGAGAAGGACGGGTCCATCAGCATCAACCTGACCGAGCTGGGCTTTGATAAGCTCCTCGGCAACGGTCGCGTAAGCAAAAAATACGTCATAAGCATAAGCACCGCGTCCGCATCCGCCAAGGCAAAAGTTGAAGAGCAAGGCGGACAAATCATATCAGAGACAGAGACGGCATAGACAACAAACAAGCATACGACAAAGGTGTCAAAATGGCGGAAATGGGTTTAAAGGATCGCATAGAACCTTTCCTTCGGCGTCTCCCGGCCGTTAAGCGGCCGGAGAAGCACGTCCACTTCAGGCGAAAGCTGATGTGGACGGTGGCAATACTGATACTGTACTTCGTCCTATCCAATATCGCAGTATTCGGAATGGACAGCAGCTCGCAAGACGTGCTGGCGGCCTACAGGGCTATCCTGGCCGGCTCGACGGGGTCGATCATCCTGCTGGGCATAGGCCCGATAGTCACGGCCTCGATCGTGCTGCAGCTGCTCGTCGGCGCCGAGATTTTGCCGCTGGATACGACGAACCCGAAGGATCAGGCGATCTTCCAGGGCTTACAAAAGCTGCTGGTCTTTGTGATGATCGTCCTGGAAACCCTTCCGCAGATGTTCGGAGGATACCTGATACCCGATTCAACCCTGGCGGCGACGCTGGGGGTCAGTACGGGCATCCTCTCCCTCATCATATTCATACAGGTCGCGCTGGGCGGCGTCCTCATATTATACATGGATGAGGTCGTCTCCAAATGGGGCATAGGGAGCGGCGTATCGCTGTTCATCGTGGCGGGCGTCGCGCAGGCGCTCATGGGCGGTATCTTCAACTGGAACCCGCCGGTCCTCAACCAGGCCCTCGGAGCGACCATCTCGGGAGTCGGCTATAACGACCCCATAGGCATCATATTCAAGTGGAATTACCTGCTGAGCATCTTCAGCTCGAGCCAGCTATTGACGACGGACGGCATCCTGATGATGCTGACCAGGGGCGACGTCCTCGCGCTGATAGCGACCATCGTGATATTCCTCCTGGTCGTCTACGTCGAGTCCACCAGGATCGAGATCCCGCTGTCCCACGCGGCCGTCAGGGGCGCGAGGGGCAAGTTCCCGGTGAAGCTCATCTACGCGTCGGTCCTTCCGATGATCCTGGTGAGAGCGTTACAGTCGAACGTACAATTGATCGGTAGTTTACTCTACGGCCGTTACGGCATCACGCTGCTGGGCACGTACAGCCAGACCGGCCAGCCGCAGCCGCCGGGCCTCATGTACTTCCTGAACCCCATCAGCAGCTATAACGACTGGCTCCCGCCATACGTGTACTCGTACTACGCGGGCATCCAGGACTGGATGATCATTCTCCACTTCCTGGTGGACGCGTTCATCCTGATCGCGGGCGGCATCGTGTTCGCCATCTTCTGGGTGGAGACCACGGGCATGGGCTCGACGAAGGTGGCCAAGCAGATCCAGAAGAGCGGCATGCAGATACCCGGATTCCGGAGGAATGAGCAGGTCATCGAGAAAGTGGTGTCCCGCTACATCCCCAAGGTAACGGTCATCGGCGGCGCTTTCATCGGT encodes:
- a CDS encoding 30S ribosomal protein S4e; translation: MSQHLKRVAAPRSWPITRKTSKWVAKPSPGPHSEEYGMPLIVVLRDLLHVADKAKEIKQILHEGKVLVDGKVRKDHHFPVGLFDVISIPDISANYRVMIGQDGKFKLVPVSDANSKLLKIVNKTTVTGGRTQLNFHDGTTMLASNDYHTKDSIILKVPEKSIDQHFKYEVGSTAFVTGGKHAGVVGKIKEIRIIKSTTPNRITISTPAGDFDTVERYVVVVGKDTPAIDLGVKA
- a CDS encoding 50S ribosomal protein L18, with protein sequence MATGPRYRVAFRRRREGKTDYHQRLRLIVSRKPRLVVRGSLSDYVAQIIVTKPEGDQVLAAASAKELAKTYGYKGAPKNTSAAYLTGMLAGLKAKEAGVDEAILDIGLATNRKGSKVYAALKGAIDAGLAIPCSEEVFPSDDRIRGEHVVGNAKSTFSQYEKRGLKAADLPAHFDEVKEKIMKSYEGK
- a CDS encoding 30S ribosomal protein S5, whose protein sequence is MAYEREQVWVPKTRLGKMVSSGQIKTIEEAFDTGLPIKEPEIIDALIPDLVDEVLDISMVQRMTDSGRRVKFRTTVVVGNGNGYVGIAEGKDVQVGPAIRKAIEMAKMNIVKIKRGCGSWECGCGLEHTVPCKVEGKAGSVTIVLMPGPRGMGIAAGGPAKKVMEMAGIKDVWTRTEGTTRSTLNFALATYNALLQSTTMRYKGGAQ
- a CDS encoding 50S ribosomal protein L5; this translates as MRTPRIEKVTVHMSVGESGKKLSNAEMIMQTITGQKPVRNFAQKTLPAFGIKKGEAIGCKVTLRGAKAEKFLNTAFAIKEKSLNVKSFDKNGNFAFGIEEHTDFPGLEYDPEIGIYGMDVIVSIERPGYRIKRRKAQQQEIPAGHKLTKDDSIAFLGNKYGVEVK
- a CDS encoding uL15m family ribosomal protein — protein: MTKQKSHSYRGSRTCGGGTHKNRRGGGSRGGRGHAGACKHNTFRAMQQGWMFGKHGFHQPPACRTYVNSLNVGELDEMAPYLVEAGVASEKDGSISINLTELGFDKLLGNGRVSKKYVISISTASASAKAKVEEQGGQIISETETA
- the rplX gene encoding 50S ribosomal protein L24, with the translated sequence MVTSSQPRKQRKYRYTAPLHIKSKFLNSHVSEDVAKENGVKTIRVIEGDTVKVMRGDHAGTEGKVREVDVKHESVTVDGVSEVKADGKEVPRRIHASNLLITKLNLDDERRLGKKGGKK
- a CDS encoding 30S ribosomal protein S14, which produces MERSGKKFGRGANVCRRCGRHQALIRKYGVYVCRQCFREIALDMGFEKYE
- a CDS encoding 50S ribosomal protein L14, with product MRAMKAKVPRSIHTATRLDVADNTGARLVEVISVLKYRGRKNRMPKAGIGEIFIGSVKKGTPEMRKQIVRCVVIRQKKEFRRPNGLRVSFDDNACVLVDENNDPKGTEIKGPVAREVAERYAKIGSTATTIV
- a CDS encoding 50S ribosomal protein L30; its protein translation is MYAIIRLRGSVNTKPEIKDTLKMLRLNQINHCVVVPDTPNYKGMIQKVKDYVAYGPVNAETLALILENRGKTVGGDRLTDEYVAKNSGYKSIREFAEALASGKAAMSDVTGLNPVFRMHPPRKGHAGLKRTFQQGGALGNYGEDISLLVEKMR
- a CDS encoding 50S ribosomal protein L32e — its product is MAPKKKVEEVEEAKVEKTTKKAPKKAPAKASKKKAEEKPVEAETKPVEAEKPVEEPKAEEEKPEKPFTTKKPRPLPRPVEKTELDLDEETRRLLGARKTNKASLPEFNRIDSHKNKSLKVSWRKPKGHHSQMRRQRKAKGSLVKIGFGSPAAVRGLHSSGYEEILVHRPQDVQGITRTQAIRVAGGVGKKKQAEIEKAAKELNIKVLNPLNTFEEV
- a CDS encoding 30S ribosomal protein S17, yielding MEGKVKDIGLNVPAPESACTDPNCPFHGHLSVRGQLLDGVVVSSKMDKTVVVQREYLKRNIKFDRYEKRRSKLHAHNPPCINAKEGDKVMIAECRPLSKTKTFVVVEVSK
- a CDS encoding 50S ribosomal protein L6, whose product is MAAESLIEVNVPQGVTVTLSGATLTVKGQKGQVSRELRFPGIRMASADGKITVEASKVDKQTKATVGTFASHIRNMIKGVTEGYEYNMKIVYSHFPIQVKVEGKDKVSIGNFLGERKPRYASIMGETKVNVAGDKVSVTGNNKEHVGQTAANIEQACKIRNRDPRVFQDGVYIINKA
- the secY gene encoding preprotein translocase subunit SecY; this translates as MAEMGLKDRIEPFLRRLPAVKRPEKHVHFRRKLMWTVAILILYFVLSNIAVFGMDSSSQDVLAAYRAILAGSTGSIILLGIGPIVTASIVLQLLVGAEILPLDTTNPKDQAIFQGLQKLLVFVMIVLETLPQMFGGYLIPDSTLAATLGVSTGILSLIIFIQVALGGVLILYMDEVVSKWGIGSGVSLFIVAGVAQALMGGIFNWNPPVLNQALGATISGVGYNDPIGIIFKWNYLLSIFSSSQLLTTDGILMMLTRGDVLALIATIVIFLLVVYVESTRIEIPLSHAAVRGARGKFPVKLIYASVLPMILVRALQSNVQLIGSLLYGRYGITLLGTYSQTGQPQPPGLMYFLNPISSYNDWLPPYVYSYYAGIQDWMIILHFLVDAFILIAGGIVFAIFWVETTGMGSTKVAKQIQKSGMQIPGFRRNEQVIEKVVSRYIPKVTVIGGAFIGVLTLIASMFGLIGGVGGTGMLLAVSIIYQLYEKVASEQLMEMHPLIRRFLGEE
- a CDS encoding 30S ribosomal protein S8 is translated as MVMLDPLANALSVIKNAESTGKHEVTINPASKIIGNVLKVMQDQGYVGEYEFIDNGKAGMLNVKLIGKINKCGIIKPRFAVGKAEFEKWEKRYLPARNFGMLILTTSQGVMSHYDAATKGIGGELLAYVY
- a CDS encoding 50S ribosomal protein L19e: MADLANQKRLAAALLKVGVTRVWMDPEKLEDIATAITREDIRGLIEAGTVKRRPKVGISRGRARARDIKRAKGHRKGHGSRRGAAGARAPKKEQWMRKIRAQRKVLREMREEKTIDAHNYRILYRKAKGGEFRNVAHLKSYIAYQKK